One Myotis daubentonii chromosome 3, mMyoDau2.1, whole genome shotgun sequence genomic window carries:
- the LOC132230765 gene encoding large ribosomal subunit protein eL18-like, with the protein MSRTNRPPLSLSRMIRKMKLPGREGKTAVVVGTITDDVRIQEVPKLKVCALRVSSRARSRILKAGGKILTFDQLALDSPKGCGTVLLSGPHKGHEVYRHFGKAPGTPHSHTKPYVRSKGRKFELARGRRASRGYKN; encoded by the coding sequence ATGAGTCGCACCAACCGGCCGCCTCTGTCCCTTTCCCGGATGATCCGCAAGATGAAGCTTCCTGGCCGGGAGGGCAAAACCGCCGTGGTTGTAGGGACTATAACCGATGACGTGAGGATCCAGGAGGTGCCCAAACTGAAGGTGTGTGCCCTTCGTGTGAGCAGCCGCGCCCGGAGCCGCATCCTCAAGGCTGGGGGCAAGATTCTCACCTTCGACCAGCTGGCCCTGGATTCCCCCAAGGGCTGTGGCACTGTCTTGCTTTCTGGTCCTCATAAGGGCCACGAGGTGTACAGGCATTTCGGCAAGGCCCCAGGAACCCCCCACAGCCACACCAAACCCTACGTGCGATCCAAGGGCCGGAAGTTCGAGCTTGCAAGAGGCCGCCGGGCCAGCCGCGGCTACAAAAACTAA